The following proteins come from a genomic window of Candidatus Paceibacterota bacterium:
- a CDS encoding cohesin domain-containing protein, protein MQKSKLQFKIKKSLLSIFTFSFLFLFFYFTNAANLYFEPAESNYAKGDTFIENLILDTQNETINAIEAKISYSVDLLEVKEISTGNSILELWTNQPSATKGIISFSGGKPDGYKGKDGKIISIVFRVLKKGKGEIKIDNNARVLLNDGKGTETKLETKSALINTTGDKATGDEWEKLLKEDKTPPQPFKIKLSKDSFVFDNQYFISFATTDKETGIDYYEVLEVPLDKKNNKVSEWVRTESPYLLKDQSLKSEIMVKAVDKAGNERIEKLNPQNKAYYLVILILLIIFSGVIFLIVKKRRKRN, encoded by the coding sequence ATGCAAAAATCAAAATTACAATTTAAAATTAAAAAATCATTACTTAGTATTTTTACCTTCAGTTTTTTATTTTTATTTTTCTATTTTACCAATGCGGCAAATTTATATTTTGAACCCGCAGAGAGTAATTACGCAAAAGGAGATACCTTTATTGAGAACTTAATTTTAGATACTCAAAACGAAACAATTAATGCAATTGAGGCAAAGATTAGCTATTCCGTTGATTTACTTGAAGTTAAAGAAATAAGTACAGGAAATTCTATTTTAGAATTGTGGACCAATCAGCCATCAGCGACAAAAGGAATTATTTCTTTTTCTGGGGGTAAACCAGATGGCTATAAAGGAAAAGATGGAAAGATTATTTCAATCGTTTTTAGAGTTTTAAAAAAGGGAAAAGGGGAAATTAAAATAGACAACAATGCGAGGGTTCTTTTAAATGACGGAAAAGGTACAGAAACAAAATTAGAAACAAAATCCGCTTTAATTAATACTACAGGGGATAAAGCCACGGGAGACGAATGGGAAAAATTACTTAAAGAAGATAAGACCCCGCCCCAACCCTTTAAAATTAAATTATCAAAAGATTCTTTTGTTTTTGATAATCAGTATTTTATTTCTTTTGCAACTACAGACAAAGAAACGGGTATTGATTATTATGAAGTATTAGAAGTGCCTTTAGATAAAAAAAATAATAAAGTTTCTGAGTGGGTAAGAACAGAAAGTCCTTATTTATTAAAGGATCAGTCCTTGAAAAGCGAAATTATGGTAAAAGCAGTGGATAAAGCGGGCAATGAAAGAATAGAAAAATTGAATCCACAAAATAAAGCTTATTATTTAGTAATATTAATTTTGTTAATTATTTTTTCTGGTGTAATTTTTTTGATAGTAAAAAAAAGACGAAAAAGGAACTAA